One genomic region from Cellulomonas hominis encodes:
- a CDS encoding HNH endonuclease: protein MAAAPGVLVLNAGLEPLHRVDFKHAIRMLVREVAVVHEAAAGSFGPYPRPLVVRLVRYVQMGWAYARTGYGPVSKAGIKRRDKVCAYCGGPPETIDHVHPKSRGGASSWLNQVAACRPCNGAKADRTPQEAGMPLLYATPYDPTARTR, encoded by the coding sequence ATGGCCGCCGCGCCCGGCGTGCTCGTGCTGAACGCGGGCCTGGAGCCCCTGCACCGCGTCGACTTCAAGCACGCGATCCGCATGCTGGTCCGCGAGGTCGCCGTCGTGCACGAGGCCGCGGCGGGGTCGTTCGGGCCGTACCCGCGCCCCCTGGTCGTGCGTCTCGTCCGCTACGTCCAGATGGGGTGGGCCTACGCCCGCACCGGGTACGGGCCGGTCTCCAAGGCCGGGATCAAGCGCCGCGACAAGGTCTGCGCCTACTGCGGCGGGCCGCCGGAGACCATCGACCACGTCCACCCCAAGTCCCGCGGTGGCGCGAGCTCCTGGCTGAACCAGGTCGCTGCCTGCCGCCCGTGCAACGGGGCCAAGGCGGACCGCACCCCGCAGGAGGCGGGCATGCCGCTGCTGTACGCCACGCCCTACGACCCGACGGCGCGCACCCGGTGA
- the orn gene encoding oligoribonuclease → MTHTATYPEKALVWTDVETTGTVAHRGHLLQIAILVTDLDLNVLEETGYEATVGYTAEQSAAMRDAADPIVRDMHDTNGLWNAITDPTTTKSTTTIAAEALAYVQQLVPERRTARMAGNSLRLDLNFVEEHLPPLYEHLHYRMLDVSSWTGPAQWWAGIEPMPKARNHTAMADIRESIEEMRFVRRALGLEPHGGMLTLREAASALGVSRSTADRMVEAGTLPIAVRTLGGHRRFDPETVRELLSARAGAAV, encoded by the coding sequence ATGACGCACACCGCCACGTACCCCGAGAAGGCCCTGGTCTGGACCGACGTCGAGACCACAGGCACGGTCGCCCACCGCGGTCATCTGCTGCAGATCGCGATCCTCGTCACCGACCTGGACCTCAACGTGCTGGAGGAGACGGGGTACGAGGCGACCGTGGGCTACACCGCCGAGCAGTCCGCCGCGATGCGGGACGCAGCCGACCCCATCGTGCGCGACATGCACGACACGAACGGCCTGTGGAACGCGATCACCGACCCGACGACGACGAAGTCCACCACCACCATCGCGGCGGAGGCACTGGCGTACGTGCAGCAGCTCGTGCCCGAGCGGCGAACCGCCCGCATGGCCGGCAACTCCCTGCGCCTGGACCTCAACTTCGTCGAGGAGCACTTGCCCCCGCTCTACGAGCACCTGCACTACCGCATGCTCGACGTGTCCTCGTGGACCGGCCCTGCCCAGTGGTGGGCCGGGATCGAGCCGATGCCGAAGGCCCGCAACCACACCGCCATGGCCGACATCCGCGAGTCGATCGAGGAGATGCGGTTCGTGCGGCGTGCGCTCGGGCTCGAGCCCCACGGCGGGATGCTCACCCTCCGCGAAGCCGCCAGTGCGCTGGGCGTGTCCAGGTCCACCGCCGACCGGATGGTGGAGGCCGGCACCCTGCCCATCGCGGTGCGCACGCTCGGCGGACACCGCCGCTTCGACCCCGAGACGGTCCGCGAGCTTCTCTCGGCGCGCGCAGGGGCCGCCGTCTAG